One window of Dyadobacter sandarakinus genomic DNA carries:
- a CDS encoding polysaccharide deacetylase family protein yields MRKLVFILSVLFLSNATAQQRSVSITIDDVPNVHLYKEDGNVSVLQRRLDSLQVPVGIFINEVNLKQTGDEKGNIQLLKSWILKPYTTVGNHSYSHFNYGEVGADVFEKDVLKGAGLTGKMLAKTGKAMRYFRFPFNALGKDSAAHVHMEQFLQKHGYISTPFTVESEDWLYTQLYEHALKNGKPAEARQVAERYVNRTLKAFAYFDSLSTVLHGRPVRQIYLCHDNRLNTDYLAVIVQKLKQQQYKMISLEEALEDPLYKSVDYYAGNAGFSWIYRWVQDPSERKRLLRAEPEDAETQRAFEAMGKLR; encoded by the coding sequence ATGAGAAAGCTGGTTTTTATACTGTCTGTTCTTTTCCTTTCAAATGCCACCGCCCAGCAGCGGAGCGTTTCCATCACCATTGACGATGTGCCCAATGTGCATTTGTACAAAGAGGATGGAAATGTTTCTGTTCTGCAGCGGCGGCTAGACAGCCTGCAGGTACCTGTCGGTATATTCATCAATGAGGTCAATCTAAAACAGACCGGTGATGAAAAAGGCAATATCCAGCTCCTGAAAAGCTGGATTTTAAAGCCATATACCACAGTGGGCAACCATAGTTACTCACATTTCAATTACGGGGAGGTAGGAGCGGATGTATTCGAAAAAGATGTGTTGAAAGGTGCCGGGCTGACGGGTAAGATGCTGGCAAAAACCGGAAAGGCGATGCGGTACTTCAGGTTTCCATTCAATGCTTTGGGTAAAGACAGTGCGGCTCATGTGCATATGGAGCAGTTCCTGCAGAAACACGGGTATATCTCCACGCCGTTTACCGTCGAAAGTGAAGACTGGCTTTATACACAGCTCTATGAACATGCATTAAAAAACGGTAAACCTGCCGAGGCCAGACAGGTGGCTGAACGGTATGTAAACCGGACCCTGAAAGCATTTGCCTACTTTGATAGTCTGAGTACCGTGCTGCATGGCCGCCCGGTAAGGCAGATTTACCTTTGTCATGACAACAGGCTGAACACGGATTATCTCGCTGTGATCGTGCAGAAACTGAAACAGCAGCAATACAAAATGATTAGTCTGGAAGAGGCATTGGAAGACCCGCTGTATAAGTCCGTCGACTATTATGCGGGAAATGCGGGATTTTCGTGGATTTACCGCTGGGTACAGGATCCTTCCGAGCGGAAAAGATTATTGCGTGCTGAGCCGGAGGATGCGGAAACGCAGAGGGCTTTTGAAGCAATGGGTAAGTTGAGATAA
- a CDS encoding cold-shock protein: MAEGTVKFFNDSKGFGFIQPSTGEKDIFVHVSGLQDDIRENDKVSYDVENGRKGPNAVNVRVI, from the coding sequence ATGGCAGAAGGTACAGTTAAGTTTTTCAATGATTCCAAAGGATTTGGTTTCATTCAACCATCCACTGGTGAGAAGGACATTTTCGTTCACGTTTCGGGTCTTCAGGACGACATCCGTGAAAATGACAAAGTGTCGTACGATGTAGAAAATGGAAGAAAAGGCCCAAACGCAGTTAACGTTCGAGTTATCTAA
- a CDS encoding YheT family hydrolase, with product MSLTFLKERISPFWLPNGHFQSIYPALFRKVEGVSYNREKIVTADGDFLNLDWTNTGSPGDKPLVILSHGLEGSSDRQYILGMVKLLHAHGFDCLAWNFRSCGGEMNQTAGFYHSGATHDLAAVIACALGKGYRHIHLMGFSLGGNLTLKYLGEAGSGIDRRIKSALVFSVPMDLRACSLAIIAPRNQIYMHRFLQSLKPKVLSKAAHFPEQIDVKAHKLVKTLYDFDHIYTAPIHGFDSADDYYEQCSSMHFLEPISVPTMIINAKNDPIVPFESLPLDVIRSHTKVQMLATRDGGHCGFRPARMDDAFYWSEKRALQFLQHGT from the coding sequence ATGTCTTTAACGTTTTTAAAAGAGCGCATATCGCCTTTCTGGTTGCCCAATGGGCATTTTCAAAGTATTTACCCTGCATTGTTCAGAAAAGTAGAGGGCGTAAGTTACAACCGTGAAAAAATTGTAACCGCTGACGGTGATTTCCTGAACCTGGATTGGACTAATACAGGTAGCCCGGGCGACAAGCCCCTGGTAATTCTGTCCCACGGACTCGAAGGAAGCAGCGACCGGCAATATATACTGGGTATGGTCAAGCTGCTCCACGCGCACGGCTTCGATTGCCTGGCCTGGAACTTCCGGAGCTGCGGCGGAGAGATGAACCAGACCGCCGGTTTTTACCACAGCGGTGCTACGCACGACCTGGCGGCTGTGATCGCCTGTGCCCTGGGCAAGGGTTACAGGCACATTCATCTCATGGGATTCAGTCTGGGGGGAAATCTTACCCTCAAATACCTGGGTGAAGCCGGCAGCGGCATTGATCGCCGCATTAAAAGTGCGCTTGTTTTCAGTGTACCCATGGACCTGAGGGCATGCAGCTTGGCGATCATAGCGCCCCGGAACCAGATTTACATGCATCGGTTTTTACAGTCACTCAAACCGAAGGTGCTGAGCAAAGCCGCACATTTTCCTGAACAAATAGATGTGAAGGCACACAAGCTGGTGAAAACGCTCTATGATTTCGACCATATTTATACGGCTCCCATTCACGGCTTCGACAGCGCAGACGATTATTACGAGCAGTGCAGCTCCATGCATTTCCTGGAACCTATTTCTGTTCCTACGATGATTATCAATGCAAAAAATGATCCGATTGTACCTTTTGAAAGTCTCCCGCTGGATGTGATCCGAAGTCACACGAAGGTTCAGATGCTTGCCACCCGCGACGGCGGACATTGCGGTTTCAGGCCGGCCAGGATGGATGATGCGTTTTACTGGTCGGAAAAGCGGGCACTGCAGTTCCTGCAGCATGGCACCTAG
- the serA gene encoding phosphoglycerate dehydrogenase, whose translation MSTLTLNPPPFIIIDFDSTFTKVEGLDELAAIALKGHPERDSVVGKISDLTNKGMNGEMSFADGLRQRIALLKASRSHIEELVQVLRTKISDSFKRNRAFLTENSDYIYIVSSGFKEFIVPVATELGIRADHVYANEFVFDDEGNITGIDETNALSTDGGKIKVLSQLNLSGDVYAIGDGYTDYELKASGLANRFYAFTENVERPRVIAVADHVATSFDDFLFDNKFSRSQSYPKSRIKVLLLENVHPAALRAFEDEGFNVEFVKGALDEDELCERIRDVSIIGIRSKTNITKKVLESANRLMAIGAFCIGTNQIDLEEAAKRGIAVFNAPYSNTRSVVELAVGEMILLIRNIVGKSNSMHQGIWDKSANGSFEVRGKKLGMVGYGSIGTQLSVVAEALGMEVYFYDAVEKLSIGNARKVSSLEELLAIADVVSLHVDGRKENTNMIGKREFDLMKNGVIFLNLSRGHVVDIQALADAVKSGKVAGAGVDVFPKEPKTNDEMFESELRGLPNVILTPHIGGSTEEAQENIGHFVPAKLLEFMNNGSSYGSVNFPEVQLPKLKDSHRLLHIHANVPGVLAKLNHIFGKNNINITGQYLKTNEHIGYVIVDIAKGYTEEFIQEVRELEGTIRFRMLY comes from the coding sequence ATGTCCACTTTAACTCTCAATCCACCACCATTTATTATCATTGATTTTGACAGCACCTTCACCAAGGTGGAAGGGCTGGATGAACTGGCGGCTATCGCCCTCAAAGGCCACCCTGAGCGCGACTCGGTGGTAGGGAAGATTTCGGATCTGACGAACAAGGGGATGAACGGGGAAATGTCGTTTGCAGACGGATTGCGCCAGCGTATCGCGCTGCTCAAAGCCAGCCGCTCCCACATTGAGGAGCTGGTACAGGTGCTGCGCACCAAGATTTCCGATTCTTTCAAAAGAAACAGGGCTTTCCTTACCGAAAACTCGGATTACATCTACATTGTTTCCAGCGGTTTCAAGGAATTTATTGTGCCTGTGGCAACAGAGCTGGGCATTCGTGCGGATCATGTTTATGCCAATGAATTTGTTTTTGATGACGAAGGCAACATCACCGGCATTGACGAAACGAATGCGCTCTCTACAGATGGCGGTAAAATCAAGGTGCTTTCCCAGCTGAACCTTTCCGGGGACGTATATGCCATCGGGGATGGTTATACAGATTATGAACTGAAGGCATCAGGCCTGGCCAACCGGTTTTATGCATTTACAGAAAATGTAGAGCGCCCGAGGGTGATCGCAGTTGCCGACCATGTAGCCACATCATTCGACGATTTTTTGTTCGATAATAAATTCAGCAGAAGCCAGTCCTATCCCAAAAGCAGGATTAAGGTACTGCTGCTTGAAAATGTACACCCGGCTGCACTGAGGGCCTTTGAAGATGAAGGTTTCAATGTGGAGTTTGTGAAAGGTGCACTCGATGAAGACGAGCTCTGCGAGCGGATCCGGGATGTGTCGATCATCGGTATCCGTTCCAAAACCAATATCACCAAAAAGGTCCTGGAAAGTGCCAACCGGCTGATGGCCATCGGTGCATTCTGCATTGGTACCAACCAGATCGACCTGGAAGAGGCTGCCAAACGCGGGATTGCGGTGTTCAATGCACCTTACAGCAATACGCGCTCGGTGGTCGAGCTGGCTGTAGGCGAGATGATCCTGCTGATCAGGAATATTGTGGGTAAAAGCAATAGCATGCACCAGGGTATCTGGGATAAATCGGCCAACGGCAGCTTTGAAGTACGCGGCAAAAAGCTGGGTATGGTGGGCTACGGAAGCATTGGTACCCAGCTTTCAGTCGTGGCTGAGGCATTGGGTATGGAGGTGTATTTTTATGATGCAGTGGAAAAACTGTCCATCGGAAATGCCCGCAAGGTAAGCTCACTCGAAGAGTTGCTTGCGATTGCCGATGTAGTAAGTCTGCACGTGGACGGACGCAAGGAAAACACCAATATGATCGGCAAGCGTGAGTTTGACCTGATGAAAAACGGCGTTATTTTCCTGAACCTTTCACGGGGACATGTGGTGGACATCCAGGCACTGGCCGACGCTGTGAAAAGCGGCAAGGTAGCAGGTGCGGGTGTGGATGTATTCCCGAAAGAGCCCAAAACAAACGATGAAATGTTTGAGAGCGAGCTGCGCGGCCTGCCCAATGTAATCCTCACGCCCCACATTGGCGGAAGTACCGAGGAGGCGCAGGAAAATATCGGGCACTTTGTTCCGGCCAAGCTGCTCGAATTCATGAATAATGGAAGCTCTTACGGAAGTGTCAACTTTCCCGAGGTACAGCTGCCCAAACTGAAAGATTCGCACAGGCTGCTGCACATCCATGCCAATGTACCCGGCGTTCTAGCCAAGCTGAACCATATATTTGGCAAAAACAACATTAACATCACCGGTCAGTACCTGAAAACCAATGAACATATTGGTTACGTGATCGTGGACATTGCAAAAGGTTATACCGAAGAGTTTATCCAGGAAGTGAGGGAGCTGGAAGGTACAATCAGATTCAGAATGCTCTATTGA
- a CDS encoding aminotransferase class V-fold PLP-dependent enzyme has translation MPLTYFTPGPAHLYPSFEKHLQTFVSGQLGSLSHRSQQYRDLHKFTVDQLRVLLNVPDSHAILFLGSASEAWERILFSCVELESFHLVNGSFSKKFFDYSNALNKYAHKFEKPMGQGFNAAEIEVPEYAELMCVTHNETSSGVQMPVAEIHKLKQKYPDKFIAVDIVSSAPYPDLDFNLIDTAFFSVQKAFGLPAGLGVWIVNEKCLVKAEQIRNQYSIGAHNDLPTLWKNAQNNETPATPNVMGIFLLGKIAEEFNLLGVQNIRKETEQKAALIYKFLEKTPGFSPFVKEKPYRSQTVVVADTEIPSADIIQKVKSAGMVIGSGYGQFKASQLRIANFPATSREQVEALLSAIKA, from the coding sequence ATGCCATTAACGTATTTTACCCCCGGCCCTGCCCACCTGTATCCAAGTTTTGAAAAGCATTTACAAACCTTTGTAAGCGGACAGCTGGGGTCTCTTTCGCACCGGAGCCAGCAATACCGCGATCTGCACAAGTTTACGGTTGATCAGCTACGTGTACTGCTCAATGTACCCGACTCCCATGCAATCTTGTTTCTTGGCTCGGCTTCCGAAGCCTGGGAGCGCATTTTGTTCAGCTGCGTGGAGCTGGAAAGCTTTCACCTGGTTAACGGATCATTTTCAAAGAAGTTTTTTGACTACTCCAATGCATTGAACAAGTATGCCCACAAGTTTGAAAAACCGATGGGGCAGGGGTTTAATGCAGCAGAGATTGAAGTTCCGGAGTATGCCGAGCTGATGTGTGTTACGCACAATGAAACAAGCTCGGGCGTCCAGATGCCGGTGGCAGAGATCCATAAGCTGAAACAAAAGTATCCCGACAAGTTTATTGCGGTGGATATCGTGTCCTCGGCTCCATATCCCGACCTTGATTTTAACCTGATCGATACCGCATTTTTCTCGGTGCAGAAAGCATTCGGCCTGCCTGCGGGACTGGGGGTTTGGATTGTTAATGAAAAATGCCTCGTCAAGGCAGAGCAGATCCGGAACCAGTATTCGATCGGTGCGCACAATGACCTGCCTACTCTTTGGAAAAATGCGCAGAATAATGAAACGCCAGCTACACCCAATGTGATGGGAATTTTTCTGCTTGGAAAAATTGCAGAAGAATTCAACCTACTGGGTGTGCAGAATATCCGAAAAGAAACGGAGCAGAAAGCTGCGCTGATTTATAAGTTTCTTGAAAAAACACCCGGTTTTTCTCCCTTTGTAAAAGAAAAACCTTACCGCTCTCAGACTGTAGTTGTGGCTGATACTGAAATCCCGTCCGCTGATATCATCCAAAAAGTTAAATCTGCCGGAATGGTCATCGGGAGCGGGTATGGGCAGTTTAAAGCTTCACAACTTCGTATCGCCAACTTTCCTGCCACATCCCGTGAACAGGTAGAAGCATTGCTGTCGGCGATTAAAGCTTAA
- a CDS encoding cellulase family glycosylhydrolase, with protein MKLLKTTAWALLAGMLWTGCAKKEESGEEKKEETAASGTGREIWTKEEANKWYEGQKWPVGADFLPSTAINQLEMFQAESFDTATIDKELGWAENIGMNTMRVYLHDLLFQQDSAGFVKRLDTFLKISEKHHIKPVLVLFDSCWDPFPELGKQRDPKPGVHNSGWVQSPGLKALKDSTQHPRLERYVKGTVGAFAKDGRILAWDIWNEPDNPNTSSYGKVELPDKVDYVLPLMTKAFAWARTQNPEQPLTAGIWAGDWTSYNTLKPIEKVMVDQSDIITFHNYESADKFEKCIKQLQQYGRPIICTEYMSRGNGSFFGGSLPVAKKYNVGAINWGLVSGKSQTIYPWDSWKKTYTKEPELWFHDIFRKDGTPYRKAETDLIKNLTASK; from the coding sequence ATGAAGCTACTAAAAACAACAGCATGGGCACTGCTCGCCGGAATGTTATGGACGGGTTGCGCCAAAAAGGAGGAAAGTGGGGAAGAGAAAAAGGAAGAAACTGCAGCTTCCGGTACGGGCCGGGAAATATGGACAAAGGAAGAAGCCAACAAATGGTATGAGGGCCAGAAGTGGCCGGTAGGAGCGGATTTCCTGCCAAGTACCGCTATCAACCAGCTTGAAATGTTCCAGGCGGAATCTTTTGATACTGCTACCATTGATAAAGAGCTGGGATGGGCCGAGAACATCGGCATGAATACAATGCGTGTGTACCTCCACGACCTGCTTTTTCAGCAAGATTCAGCGGGTTTTGTAAAGCGGCTGGATACATTTCTCAAAATCTCCGAAAAACACCATATCAAGCCCGTACTTGTTCTTTTCGACTCCTGCTGGGATCCCTTTCCCGAGCTGGGCAAACAGCGCGATCCCAAGCCGGGCGTGCATAACTCGGGCTGGGTACAAAGTCCGGGGCTGAAAGCATTAAAGGACAGCACGCAGCATCCGCGACTGGAAAGATATGTAAAAGGTACAGTGGGAGCATTTGCCAAAGATGGTCGTATCCTTGCATGGGATATCTGGAACGAGCCTGATAACCCAAATACCAGCTCCTATGGTAAGGTGGAGCTGCCCGATAAAGTGGATTATGTACTTCCATTGATGACCAAGGCCTTTGCCTGGGCAAGAACCCAGAACCCTGAGCAGCCGCTTACCGCCGGAATCTGGGCTGGCGACTGGACTTCGTACAATACTCTGAAGCCGATCGAGAAAGTAATGGTTGACCAGTCGGATATTATCACCTTTCACAACTACGAAAGTGCCGACAAGTTTGAGAAGTGTATCAAACAACTGCAGCAATACGGCCGCCCGATTATTTGTACGGAGTATATGTCCAGAGGAAACGGAAGCTTTTTCGGAGGGTCACTTCCAGTTGCTAAAAAATACAACGTAGGTGCAATTAACTGGGGACTTGTGAGTGGCAAGTCACAAACGATCTATCCCTGGGACAGCTGGAAAAAAACATATACCAAAGAGCCGGAACTGTGGTTTCATGATATTTTCCGTAAAGACGGCACACCGTACCGGAAAGCAGAGACAGACCTGATCAAAAACCTGACGGCTTCCAAATGA